AAAGGTTTAAAGCCATTATTCATGAACTAAAAGCAGCTGCGCTGGGCTGGTTCCGAGTAGGTATGGACCGTCTGGATACGTATCCAACCGAAAGTGCATTTGCCATTGAGCTGGCGGCAGCCTTTTACTCGACCATTCTGCATGCGGTTGAGCGCAACGACTACGACGTGTATACCAAGCGTGCATTTGTTAGTGATGAGCTGAAACTGGAGATGCTGGGTGCCATTGTGAAACGTTATCCAATGCTGGCTTACCAAGCCTCCCGCACGGCGGTATCCTGATGGTTCAGGGCCTGTACTGGGCGTGGTATTTCATCGGAGCGGCACTGATGCTGACGATTGGCGTTCCGGATGTACTGTCCTTCTCCAACGGCTTGTTTCTAATCTTCTATGCACTGTACGTGCTGGATCTGATATATCAAGGACGGAAACGGACAGGGTTGTCCGACCAGTCAGTCATCTGGATAAAACCTGAACTCTGGCTGGTTTCCTTTATTATATGGCTGGGAGGCATGGGAGTAGAATGGGTCGGCGTGCATACACACTGGCCCTTTGGCGAGTATTCGTATTCGGACTTCTTCGGAATCCACCTGTTCAGTGTACCCGTTACATTAGGCTTCGCCTGGATTGCCGTAGTTGGTAACTCGGCTCTGCTCAGTGGCGGTGGCTCGACCTGGACCGGCAAGCTGATCCGGGCGGTTAAGACCGGATTTTGGGCTATCGTGCTCGATCTGGTACTGGACCCGGTTGCGCATGCCAGAGGATTCTGGCAATGGCAGGCTCCAGGTGGATTCTACGGTGTGCCCTGGACCAATTACATAAGCTGGTTTGTAATGGGAGCGTTCCTCTCCTTGTTTCTTCCGGCAATGCCTTCAGATCGAAGCTCATTGCTGCGTGCGAAATGGTTGTATCAGCTGTTTATTCTTTTGTTTGGGTTACTAGCTCTCAAAGAAGGAATTACGGGCAGCTTTATCATTGCTATTGTGGGTGTGCTTCTTGCTGAGGGGAGCTGGCTATATGATTCGCGCCGTAAAATCAAAACCGTTTAACCGGATTTTTTCCTTATACAATCATTATTATTTGCTGCGGAGACGTTTTCGCTCGTTTACATTATCAGGTTCATTGGACCCGCTACTCCCGAATACGGATTCACCCATGGAACCGGATCAACCGGTCATCTATTTCATGAACCACAGCTCCTGGTGGGATGGTCTGCTGCTCTATCATGCGTCGCAGCAGACTTCCCGTGGAGATCATTATGTCATGATGGAAGAAGAGCAGCTGCGACAATATGCCTTTTTTCGCAAACTTGGCGCGTATTCAATCAACAAGGAGAATGCATCCAGCATTCGAACCTCCTTGCAATATACGACCGAGCTGCTTCAATCTGGCAAAAGGGTCTGGATCTTCCCCCAAGGGGAAATTCTGCATCAGGATGCCAGGCCAATCGAGTTTCGTCCAGGCATTGGTCTGCTGCTACGCCGCTCCTCGCGCGCCGTAGCTGTACCCGTGACTTTGTGTCATGGCATGGTTCAGCATGATTTGCCGGAAATATCGATGCAGGTGGGTACGCCTGTGATAGAAGATTGGAAGACATGGAAGAGTGAAGAGATTGCCGCCAGATTGAGCAGGGTGCTGGAGCAGCAGTTGAATGATCATAAATCAGAGCTGGTACGCATCGGGCAGGGCAGTTTGCCGGGTGCTTTTCCACTGATCCGCCATGTGCGTTCTACGAGTGAAAAATACGATGCCGCACGAAAGCGGGTGAACCGTTAGCGATGAATGCATCTGAAATAGGATGGATTATACTGACTTGTGTATTGGGCGTTCAGTTGGTGTTCGCAGTATGGAACGTCTCCTGTCTGCCCAAAGTGCGTTCATTCAACGCAGACGAATTCAAAAACAAGGATATCCTGGTCTCTGTGCTGATCCCTGCCCGCAACGAGAAACTCCACATTCAAGGATGTCTGGAAAGTGTGCTTGCCAGCGATACATCCGGATTTCGGATGGAAGTACTGGTGCTGGATGATCGCTCTGAAGATGAGACCGCTGCTATAGTTCAGGGGATTGCTGATCGTGATCCACGTGTGCGCCTGCTGCATGGCGTGGAGCTGCCCGCAGGCTGGATGGGTAAATCTCATGCCTGTCACCGACTGGTGCAGGAGGCCAAGGGTGAATGGTTTATGTTCGTGGATGCCGATGTGCGCTTGGAACCTGCAGCCATTCGGCAGACGATTGCTGCGGGGTGTGAGCAAGGTGGGGGCCTCGTCACAGGATTCCCCTATCAGGTGACGAAGACCTGGATGGAAAAGCTCGTTGTGCCCATGATGGTGTTCACCATCATCAGTCATCTTCCTATTTTCATGATACGCAGATCATCTAATCCGATGTTTGTAGCCGCTACTGGGGCTTTTTTGCTCATTCATCGTTCCAGTTATAAGGCCTCCGGTGGACATGCTGCAATCCAGGCTGATCTGGTCGATGACATGAGTCTGGCGAAGGCGGTTAAGCGTGCGGGACATCCCGTTATGTTGGCCGATGTTCATGACGTGACGAATACACGAATGTACCAGAATGGTGCAGAAGTGTGGAACGGGTATAAGAAAAACATGTACGAAGGCATGGGGCGCAAAGATGTGCTGCTGTTGGGCACGATGCTGATGTATACACTGATGTATATTGTGCCTCCGCTCGGTCTGGTTATCGGTTTGTTGACGGGCAATGCTATGTCCATCATCTATGGTCTTACGGGAACCGTGCTCGGGATGGCAGTCAAAAGGGTATCGGATCACGCTGGAGGACAACCCTGGTGGCTTGCTTTCCTGCAACCGATTAGTATGGCCTGTGTCATTGCGATTGGTATAGCTTCCTGGCAGGCAGGTCGTTCCGGCAAGGGGTATGTATGGAAAGGTAGGCGGTACAGTTGAAGGGTAACGTCATTATTATCGGAGCAGGCTTTGGAGGTCTATCGTGTGCCATTCGGTTAGCTTCACAGGGCGTACGGGTCACCATTCTGGAACGGCAGGAGCGGGTAGGTGGAAAGCTGCAACAGATTGAGCAGGGTGGATATCATTTTGACCGAGGGCCAAGTACGATCACGATGCCCGCAAGCTTCCGTTCCGTCTTCGATCACGCAAGTGTAGTGATGGAGGATTACGTGCAGTTATACGAGCTGGAACCACGTACACGTAATATATTTGCAGATGGGACCGTGGTCGATTTGTCGGGCAATCGAGGGTGGATGAAGGAGCAGATTGCTGACTACAGCCCAGAGGATGCAGCCCGTTATGATGCATTTATGGATGAGTCTGCTGCGCTGTATGCGGAAGCTAATCGTCATTTTCTTGGGAAGCTGCTGTTGTCGCCCAAGGATAAATATAATCTTCGAATGCTGCGCAGTCTGCTGCGTGTACGGCCTACAGTGAAGCTGGACAAGCTGCTGCGTTCTTATTTCCAGCACCCCCATACCCTTGCGATGTTCGGTCGGTATGCGACCTATGTTGGATCATCGCCCTATCAGGCGCCTTCGATCTTTGCCATGATGGGCCATGTGGAAGCAGAAGAGGGTGTCTATGGGGTGAAAGGTGGAACCTATCAACTCATAGAAGCCATGACACAGCTTGCACAGGAAAAAGGGGTGCAGATCGTTACTGGCATCGAAGTCCGGCAAATTGTTGTCAGGCATGGCAAGGTGGCAGGCGTGGATACGGATCAGGGCTTCCGGGAAGCCGATCAGGTTGTTGCAAATGGAGATGTGCTGAGCGTCAATCGGCTGCTGCTTGCGCCAGAATATCGCAAACAGATGAGTGATCAACGAATTCGCAAGTATGAGCCGTCGATTTCGGGGTTTGTAACATTGGCTGGTGTGCGGAGACAGTATGAATCCCTGCTGCACCATACCGTCTTTTTTCCGGAACGGTATGAACCGGAGTTTGACCATATTTTCCGTGACCGAAAAATGCCTGCCGATCCCACGATCTACATCTGTTATTCCGGTTATTCGGAAGCGGGTATGGCTCCAGCGGGAGCCAGCAATCTGTTCATTCTGGTGAACGCTCCGTATTTGTCGGACTCCTGGCATTGGGATGAGCAGATGGATCGTTATGGAGAATTGGTGTTGGAGAAGCTGGCCGAGAGGGGAATTATGGGATTGAAGCAGTCGGATGTCCTGATCCGGTACACGCCACAGGATATTGAACGGGAAACCCTGGCCCATCAAGGGTCGATCTACGGCATCTCGTCCAACTCCGTGAAGCAGACCTTCATGCGCCCCGGCAACAAAAGCAAGGATGTGCAAGGGCTGTGGTACGTGGGTGGCACGACGCATCCGGGCGGCGGCACGCCCATTGTGACGTTATCCGGGCAGCTTGTTGGCGCGCAGCTTGCATCGGAGATCGTAACGTAAGTTATAGAAACAATTCGTATAACAGAATAACTGATCCAACCTCCAAATATTTGAGCAGCCAATATAAATGGGGCCTCGAAATTCAAGCTAATGTTGGGTTTCGGGGCACCCTTTCCATTGCTGGGACGGAACGTTATACTGGTAGAGTTGACGCATTGAGTGTAAATATCATTTATAATATAGATCCAAATCATACCGTTTGTACGTTACATAATAAGAATTAATATTTCTGAGAATCTCTCTGCTGCACTGGGCAACATCCTGAACGGAACCTGGCCGAAACTGGCAATGATCCTGTCCATCAGCACTATTCTCACATAAGGAGGTCTCATCATGAATGAACAAGAGCGAGCTGGCGAACGGCTGCTTCCCGAGGTGGCTACGGGGGAACGGAAGCTGGAGCATGTGCGCCTCTGTCTTGAAGAGAATGTGGCAGGAGAAGGGGTAACCAGCGGAATGGAGCGGTATGCTTTTCGTCATAACCCGTTACCTGAATTGAATTTTGAAGAGGTAAGTCTGGAGACTGCGTTTATTGGTAAAAGGGTGCGCACACCCCTGCTCATCAGTTCGATGACGGGTGGAAGCAAAACAACGGGCGCCATCAATGAGCGGCTTGCCCGTGTGGCAAACGCCCGAGGCTGGGCACTCGGCGTAGGTTCGATTCGTGCTGCCGTGGAACAGCCGGAACTGGCAACCACCTTTGATGTGCGGCGCTGGGCACCGGATATTCCGGTCATCGCGAACCTCGGTGCGGTGCAGCTGAACTACGGCTTCAATACTGCTGATTTTCAGCGGGCAGTTGAGATTGCCGGCGCGGATATGCTGGTGCTGCATTTGAACACGTTGCAGGAGGTTTTCCAGCCGGAAGGGAACACGGATTTTAGCGGATTGCTTTATCGAATCGAGGATCTGTGCCGTCAATTGGATGTGCCTGTTGGCGTGAAAGAAGTGGGTTTTGGCATCGATGGAGTAACGGCACAGCGATTGTACGAAGCAGGTGTGGCCTTTATCGATGTGGCTGGAGCAGGTGGTACAAGCTGGGTGCAGGTCGAGAAGTTCCGGAATTCTAATCCGGTACGTCGTGCGGCAGCGGAAGCTTTTGCAGATTGGGGCATTCCGACAGCGGAGTGTATTCAGGAAGTGAGATCGGTAAACCCGGAAGGTGTTCTGATTGGCAGCGGTGGATTG
Above is a window of Paenibacillus sp. E222 DNA encoding:
- a CDS encoding carotenoid biosynthesis protein yields the protein MVQGLYWAWYFIGAALMLTIGVPDVLSFSNGLFLIFYALYVLDLIYQGRKRTGLSDQSVIWIKPELWLVSFIIWLGGMGVEWVGVHTHWPFGEYSYSDFFGIHLFSVPVTLGFAWIAVVGNSALLSGGGSTWTGKLIRAVKTGFWAIVLDLVLDPVAHARGFWQWQAPGGFYGVPWTNYISWFVMGAFLSLFLPAMPSDRSSLLRAKWLYQLFILLFGLLALKEGITGSFIIAIVGVLLAEGSWLYDSRRKIKTV
- a CDS encoding lysophospholipid acyltransferase family protein; the protein is MIRAVKSKPFNRIFSLYNHYYLLRRRFRSFTLSGSLDPLLPNTDSPMEPDQPVIYFMNHSSWWDGLLLYHASQQTSRGDHYVMMEEEQLRQYAFFRKLGAYSINKENASSIRTSLQYTTELLQSGKRVWIFPQGEILHQDARPIEFRPGIGLLLRRSSRAVAVPVTLCHGMVQHDLPEISMQVGTPVIEDWKTWKSEEIAARLSRVLEQQLNDHKSELVRIGQGSLPGAFPLIRHVRSTSEKYDAARKRVNR
- a CDS encoding glycosyltransferase family 2 protein, which codes for MNASEIGWIILTCVLGVQLVFAVWNVSCLPKVRSFNADEFKNKDILVSVLIPARNEKLHIQGCLESVLASDTSGFRMEVLVLDDRSEDETAAIVQGIADRDPRVRLLHGVELPAGWMGKSHACHRLVQEAKGEWFMFVDADVRLEPAAIRQTIAAGCEQGGGLVTGFPYQVTKTWMEKLVVPMMVFTIISHLPIFMIRRSSNPMFVAATGAFLLIHRSSYKASGGHAAIQADLVDDMSLAKAVKRAGHPVMLADVHDVTNTRMYQNGAEVWNGYKKNMYEGMGRKDVLLLGTMLMYTLMYIVPPLGLVIGLLTGNAMSIIYGLTGTVLGMAVKRVSDHAGGQPWWLAFLQPISMACVIAIGIASWQAGRSGKGYVWKGRRYS
- a CDS encoding NAD(P)/FAD-dependent oxidoreductase, with the translated sequence MKGNVIIIGAGFGGLSCAIRLASQGVRVTILERQERVGGKLQQIEQGGYHFDRGPSTITMPASFRSVFDHASVVMEDYVQLYELEPRTRNIFADGTVVDLSGNRGWMKEQIADYSPEDAARYDAFMDESAALYAEANRHFLGKLLLSPKDKYNLRMLRSLLRVRPTVKLDKLLRSYFQHPHTLAMFGRYATYVGSSPYQAPSIFAMMGHVEAEEGVYGVKGGTYQLIEAMTQLAQEKGVQIVTGIEVRQIVVRHGKVAGVDTDQGFREADQVVANGDVLSVNRLLLAPEYRKQMSDQRIRKYEPSISGFVTLAGVRRQYESLLHHTVFFPERYEPEFDHIFRDRKMPADPTIYICYSGYSEAGMAPAGASNLFILVNAPYLSDSWHWDEQMDRYGELVLEKLAERGIMGLKQSDVLIRYTPQDIERETLAHQGSIYGISSNSVKQTFMRPGNKSKDVQGLWYVGGTTHPGGGTPIVTLSGQLVGAQLASEIVT
- the fni gene encoding type 2 isopentenyl-diphosphate Delta-isomerase, which translates into the protein MNEQERAGERLLPEVATGERKLEHVRLCLEENVAGEGVTSGMERYAFRHNPLPELNFEEVSLETAFIGKRVRTPLLISSMTGGSKTTGAINERLARVANARGWALGVGSIRAAVEQPELATTFDVRRWAPDIPVIANLGAVQLNYGFNTADFQRAVEIAGADMLVLHLNTLQEVFQPEGNTDFSGLLYRIEDLCRQLDVPVGVKEVGFGIDGVTAQRLYEAGVAFIDVAGAGGTSWVQVEKFRNSNPVRRAAAEAFADWGIPTAECIQEVRSVNPEGVLIGSGGLYTGVDAAKALALGADLAGFGRSLLESAVASDDALNERLEQVEFELRTVMFGIGAGRIEDLKGTPRLVERR